From Triticum aestivum cultivar Chinese Spring chromosome 7B, IWGSC CS RefSeq v2.1, whole genome shotgun sequence:
CCCCTCTCCAGTTAATGTCGGCGTCTAGAAAAGGGTAAAGCGCGGCTCTTGACAAACTTAGCACTAACCAAATGTGGCAAGAGGGGGACAGGTCCGAAAACAAGGCCTTAACACAAACATGATTAGTAACCCTCGATATTGATTTTCCCGTCTGGGATGAAGATCGGTAGCAGCGCCTGCACCAACGTACCGATCCTAGGATCATCTTTGCTGCAGCATATCTTGATTCTCTCGATACGAGGATAGCCCCTGATTGCCGGTGCTCGCCTTGATGGTAATGAAGCAGATTCAACCTCCTTGCGTGTTTCACAGTGCTCCTGCGGCATGTCAAAACCACACGGGAGTATCAACTTTGATCATTCTGATGCTGTAGCAAAGCAGTGCCAGCTAGACATACATATCTGGGAGAAGTATTACCATCTTGAGCTTAACAGTTAGCTCTTTCAGCATGGGCGAGCGATGGACAATACGGAACAGTGGGTAGAAGTCAGCAGCCATGCACCAATCACCCAGCACCAAGCTCGTCAGATTGCTGAACATCGGGCATGCTTGCAAACCCCTCTCGAATGTGAGCTTCACAAGCAATATGATCATGTTAAGGAGTTGAAAACAGAGCAAGCTGAATAGTTAATGATACAATATTTCCATGCTAGCTTGCCAACATATAGTAAACAGTACATAATCACTTCAAAAAGTAGATTGTGTCTGACATTAAAACTAAGAAGCGACTAATTCGGCATGCAAATATATTCACCTACGAATATGAAAAGGAAAATAACCCATCAGTACCTCAGGTAACGGTGCATGCAACTCCAATGTTGTGGCATGTGAAAGGCCATCAAGTAGATGATGATCTACTTCTGTGTTATCATCATAATGAAACTCAGACCCTAGACTAAGCGAAGCTGACACTAGAGAAGACAGATCCCAGGTAACTATAGCACCACGACGACATTCTGGGTCAATGACAGAGAGATGGGTAAGCTTCCTAGCACCAATCAGGAGATCATTGCCAATGATGCAGTCGATGATATGTAGAACCTTGAGTGAGCTCGATGAGATCCTCCTTGTATCGAGAATGCAACACTCCAACTCTAGATGTTCGAGCACAGGCCAGTCATAATTCAGCGGCTTATCGAACCAATCGTTCAAACGGACATACCAGAGCCTGATTCTTTTGAGGTACAGAGAAGGAAACATTGCTGTGCTATCCAAAATCAGATGGTGGTGAAATCCAGAAATATGAAGGAGACGAACTTTGTGCTTGATGGCATGACGAATCCACACAGAACTCTTCTTACTACTGCGAGTCGTGATGACGACCCGGACCTCATCCAAGGAAACAGTGCCGTCACGCAAGAGCAGCAAGTGGTCCACGAAGTTCTCCAGCTTGTGGTTATCAAAGCAAGCAATGCCCACATCATTTTTAACCACGAAGTCTTTGTTGTTGATGTGGATAAATGGAACAGAGCTCCAGAGattgcgccaccttggtgagagaAGACTTGTGCGCACGACCTCCGGCGTCGGCAGGAAGGACATCACGTGGTGGAGCAGATCGTCGGACAGGCTGCTGAGCCTGTCGACACCGTTGTCGTTGCCTCGCACACTCTTGGAACCACAGGGAATGGATGCTGGTGCCGACATTTTATCAAACAGGATGGCTGCATAAATCAACAAAAGGCAAAGCGAATGCATATATAATCAAAATCACAGATATACACATTGAAGAAATCCTAGATACACACGATGAGATGAGATGATTCCATACACGAGACTGTTTCAATCTTGAAGCAACTGTACTGGCAATCACACAATGCGACCTTGTGTAAAAGGATACAGTCTAGGAAAGGAAAAAACATATGCAGCCTCGAGCAAAATTCTGTGGAAAATTTCAGCTGTAAATGCCAACATCCTTCTACATTTGTGTCTATGGCATTTCTTCCGAGCAAACTTCTAAGCAAAATAAATCTGGACTGGGTTAGCAAGTAGCAACATTCCGTTACTTGAATGGAAATATTGATTCTTGCACTGAAAAGAAAGAGGTAGGGGGAGAATGACTTCAACGCACTAATAGGAATTTTGCTAAGCAATTATGTTGTCTAAGATATTGAAATAATCCAATAATCACTG
This genomic window contains:
- the LOC123155850 gene encoding F-box protein At5g03100-like gives rise to the protein MSAPASIPCGSKSVRGNDNGVDRLSSLSDDLLHHVMSFLPTPEVVRTSLLSPRWRNLWSSVPFIHINNKDFVVKNDVGIACFDNHKLENFVDHLLLLRDGTVSLDEVRVVITTRSSKKSSVWIRHAIKHKVRLLHISGFHHHLILDSTAMFPSLYLKRIRLWYVRLNDWFDKPLNYDWPVLEHLELECCILDTRRISSSSLKVLHIIDCIIGNDLLIGARKLTHLSVIDPECRRGAIVTWDLSSLVSASLSLGSEFHYDDNTEVDHHLLDGLSHATTLELHAPLPELTFERGLQACPMFSNLTSLVLGDWCMAADFYPLFRIVHRSPMLKELTVKLKMEHCETRKEVESASLPSRRAPAIRGYPRIERIKICCSKDDPRIGTLVQALLPIFIPDGKINIEGY